The following are from one region of the Synechococcus sp. CBW1108 genome:
- the rlmN gene encoding 23S rRNA (adenine(2503)-C(2))-methyltransferase RlmN — protein MGLPELERWAVAHGLAAFRGRQLHDWLYAKGARSLEAISVLPKAFREQLAAAPPETGFDWIGRSRELHRSVARDGTTKLLLGTHDGLSLETVGIPADGRLTVCVSSQVGCPMACSFCATGKGGLQRSLAVHEIVDQVLSVREVMDQRPSHVVFMGMGEPLLNIGAVLAAIDCLCSDLGMAQRQITVSTVGVPKTLPTLAERALERLGRAQFTLAVSLHAPDQRLRQELIPTAHAYPLEALLEDCRHYVALTGRRLSFEYVLLGGVNDQPRHAEALSGLLRGFQSHVNLIPYNPIAEEQFQRPAPGAVEAFRRALQARHVAVSVRASRGLDADAACGQLRRRLIDPGGNA, from the coding sequence ATGGGCCTGCCGGAGCTGGAGCGGTGGGCCGTAGCCCACGGCCTGGCTGCCTTCCGCGGCCGGCAGCTCCATGACTGGCTCTATGCCAAGGGTGCCCGCAGCCTGGAGGCCATAAGTGTGCTGCCCAAGGCCTTTCGCGAGCAGCTGGCTGCAGCCCCCCCCGAGACTGGCTTCGATTGGATCGGCCGTTCGCGGGAGCTGCACCGCAGCGTGGCCCGCGATGGCACCACCAAGCTGTTGCTCGGCACCCACGACGGCCTCAGCCTTGAAACCGTCGGCATTCCTGCCGACGGTCGGCTCACGGTGTGCGTCAGCAGCCAGGTGGGCTGCCCGATGGCCTGCAGCTTCTGTGCCACCGGCAAAGGGGGGCTGCAGCGCTCCCTTGCGGTCCATGAAATTGTCGACCAGGTGCTGAGCGTGCGCGAGGTGATGGACCAGCGCCCCAGCCACGTGGTTTTCATGGGCATGGGCGAGCCCCTGCTCAATATTGGGGCAGTGCTGGCCGCCATCGACTGCCTCTGCAGCGATTTGGGTATGGCCCAGCGCCAGATCACGGTAAGCACCGTCGGCGTGCCCAAAACCCTGCCAACCCTGGCTGAGCGGGCCCTGGAGCGGCTCGGGCGGGCCCAGTTCACCCTGGCGGTGAGCCTGCACGCACCGGATCAGCGCCTGCGGCAGGAGCTGATCCCCACCGCCCACGCCTATCCCCTGGAGGCGTTGCTGGAGGACTGTCGCCATTATGTGGCACTCACCGGCCGCCGGCTGAGCTTTGAATACGTGCTGCTGGGGGGCGTCAACGACCAGCCCCGCCATGCCGAGGCCCTCTCGGGGCTGTTGCGGGGCTTCCAGAGCCATGTGAATCTGATTCCCTACAACCCGATTGCCGAGGAGCAGTTCCAGCGCCCCGCCCCCGGGGCCGTGGAGGCCTTCCGCCGTGCCCTCCAGGCCCGCCATGTTGCGGTGAGTGTGCGGGCCAGTAGGGGGCTAGATGCCGATGCGGCCTGCGGTCAGCTGCGGCGGCGCCTGATCGATCCGGGCGGGAATGCCTAG
- a CDS encoding chlorophyll a/b-binding protein encodes MAKPERTSLDTPVPQRRLPRFGFHSHTELLNGRMAMLGFIALLVVEWKLGHGLLIWP; translated from the coding sequence ATGGCTAAGCCCGAACGCACCAGCCTCGACACCCCCGTGCCCCAGCGCCGCTTGCCCCGCTTCGGCTTCCACTCCCACACCGAGCTGCTCAATGGCCGCATGGCCATGCTCGGCTTCATCGCCCTGCTGGTGGTGGAGTGGAAGCTGGGCCACGGCCTGTTGATCTGGCCTTGA